The window TAACAAAGTCACGATCCCAGGTCTTGAGATCGTCTTCGGAGGGGAGGGGATCGGCGGAGGAAGCATCAACGTGTTTACGGCAGTACTGGATGACTTTGGCGAGAATTTTACTGTTGACGTTGGGAAGAGGGATGCCGTTATGGGCGCAGTTGTCTTCGATCATATGGCGGATGGTCTGAGATTGGAGGGCAACGGCATCGTCGACTTGGAAATAGTCGCCATCGGAGCTCTTGAGAGTGATTTTGTTGGAGGAGGACATGGATTtggaaatggagaaaa of the Cucumis sativus cultivar 9930 chromosome 3, Cucumber_9930_V3, whole genome shotgun sequence genome contains:
- the LOC101219424 gene encoding SKP1-like protein 1, giving the protein MSSSNKITLKSSDGDYFQVDDAVALQSQTIRHMIEDNCAHNGIPLPNVNSKILAKVIQYCRKHVDASSADPLPSEDDLKTWDRDFVNVDQATLFDLILAANYLDVKSLLDLTCQTVADMIKGKKPEEIRKTFNIKNDFTPAEEEEVRRENQWACE